The genomic interval CAGCGTGCCGTCGCCGTCGGGGCCGGTCAGCGTGATCGTGAGCTCGGCCTCGCCCGAACCGCCCCCGGTGGTCGAGGTGTTGATGCTGCCCGTCGGCATGAAGCCCTCGGCCATCGGCTCGCCGATCAACGCGATGATGTCGTGGTTCGCACGGGCGCGCGCGACGGCATCCTGATAGACGTCCGAGCCGACCAGGGTGCTGCGCACGCCGAACAATAAGGCCGCGATTGCGAGCGCGACCAGCGCGATCGCGGCCACGATGGCCACCGGCAACGCCCACTTCCAGTGTCGCTGCCACCAGCCGCGAGGTGGCGCGCCACCCGGCGGGGCAGGGGTGGGACCGGCGGGCAACGGGGGTGGCTGAGCGGACATGCTGGCGGCTCCGGTGGCGCTCAGGGCGCGAGGCAGCGTTGCAGAAAGGCCTCGGTGGTGCGATAGCGATGCAGCGCGTCGCGACCGCGCAGGCCGTGTTTGGCGCCAGGGTAGGTCATCAATTCGAATGGCGTGCCGGCCGACTGCAGCTGGCTCATCACCTGCGTCGCGTTGGTGAACAGCACATTGTCGTCGGCCATGCCATGGATCAGCAGCAAGGCGTTGGGGCGGATGTTGCCGGCGTGGGTGAACACGCTCGCCTCTCGATAGCCGTCCACGTTGGTCTTGGGCAGCCCCATGTAACGCTCGGTGTAGTGCGTGTCGTAGAGCGCCCAGTCGGCGACCGGCGCGCCGGCGACGCCGCAGGCGTAAGCCTCAGGTGCCTTGGCCAGTAGCATCAACGTCATGTAACCGCCGTTCGACCAGCCGTTCACCGCGATGCGGTCGCCGTCGACCCACGGCTGCGCCTTCAACCAGTCCACACCGCGGACCTGGTCTTCGACCTCGACCGTGCCCTGGCGCCGATACAGTGCGCCGACGAAGTCGCGGCCGCGCCGCGGCGTGCCGCGGTTGTCGAGCGAGAACACCACGTAGCCGCGCTGCGCCAGGTACTGATGGAAGCTCGCGTCGGCGCGCCCGGGCCAGGTGTCGAGCACGGTCTGCGAGGCCGGTCCGCCGTAGACGTGCACCACGACCGGATAGCGCTTGTTTGCGTCGAAGCCCGCGGGCCGGATCAGCGAGTAATGCAGCGGCGTGCGCCCGTCGGCCGCGGTCAGCGTGCCGAACTCGGTGGGCAGGTGCGCGGCCCGGTAAGGCGCATAGGGGTGGTCGGCCGCGGCGAGGTCGTTGTCGACCAGCGTCGCGACCTTCGTGCCGTCGGCGCGGTGCAGGGCGATCTGCGGCGGCGTCGTGGTGTTCGACCAACTGTCGACGTAGACCGATGCATTGCGCGCGAAGCTGGCGTTGTGCATGCCGGGCGCCGTCGACAGCGCGGTATAAGCCTGCCGACCGTCGAGGCCGACGCTGTAGAGCCGCGACTCGGTCGGCCGGGCGACGGCCTTGCCGTCCTCCAGTGCCATGCCCGCGCGGAAGTACACCCGCCCGGCGGCTTCGTCGACGGCCAGCAACGCATCGACCGGCCAGTCGCCGCGGGTGAGCTGCGTCGCCCGGCGTCCGTCCTCCGACATCAGGTACAGGTGTTGGAA from Luteimonas sp. S4-F44 carries:
- a CDS encoding S9 family peptidase, which translates into the protein MRSVLAAAALMLATTATDTLATTPPADGRLTLEAITGDAPLSGPTLLKPQVAPDGSRVTFLRGKDENRNQLDLWEYDIASGQTRMLVDSKVVLPGEETLSDEEKARRERQRIAGQLGIVDYQWAPDARTLLFPLGGELYLYDLAKTGHDAVRKLTNGGGFATDPKVSPRGGFVSFVRSRDLWIVDLASGAERRLTTDGSATIGNGVAEFVADEEMDRHTGYWWAPDDSAIAYARIDESPVPVQKRYEVYPDRTDVVEQRYPAAGDDNVRISLHVVAPQGGTATAIDLGPDPDIYLARVQWRDAQRLTFQRQSRDQQTLELIETTLATGRQRTLLVERSRTWVPLHDDLRFLADGRFVWSSERDGFQHLYLMSEDGRRATQLTRGDWPVDALLAVDEAAGRVYFRAGMALEDGKAVARPTESRLYSVGLDGRQAYTALSTAPGMHNASFARNASVYVDSWSNTTTPPQIALHRADGTKVATLVDNDLAAADHPYAPYRAAHLPTEFGTLTAADGRTPLHYSLIRPAGFDANKRYPVVVHVYGGPASQTVLDTWPGRADASFHQYLAQRGYVVFSLDNRGTPRRGRDFVGALYRRQGTVEVEDQVRGVDWLKAQPWVDGDRIAVNGWSNGGYMTLMLLAKAPEAYACGVAGAPVADWALYDTHYTERYMGLPKTNVDGYREASVFTHAGNIRPNALLLIHGMADDNVLFTNATQVMSQLQSAGTPFELMTYPGAKHGLRGRDALHRYRTTEAFLQRCLAP
- a CDS encoding cytochrome c oxidase assembly factor Coa1 family protein, producing MSAQPPPLPAGPTPAPPGGAPPRGWWQRHWKWALPVAIVAAIALVALAIAALLFGVRSTLVGSDVYQDAVARARANHDIIALIGEPMAEGFMPTGSINTSTTGGGSGEAELTITLTGPDGDGTLVVEAERKRGQWRYASLVFLDASGRGPVTLVDADAGIGAPAIAP